A segment of the Brevundimonas sp. M20 genome:
CTGTCGCCCTCGATGGCGATAACCAGCGGGGTCAGGGTGCGGGCGTTCGGGAATTCCGGATGCGGATAGGGCGCGGCCTCGCGCAGGATGCGGGCGCCGGGCGTGGCGACGGCGGCGCGGCGGGCCTCGGCCACGACGTCAAGGCTGACCTGCCCCTGAATGGCGCCCATAACCCCGGCGGCTTGAGCCGGGTCGGCGGCGAGGGCGTCGATCTGGTCCACGATGGCCGTGGACATCGTCTCGAACAGGTCCGGCGCGATGTAGATGACCTGGGGGCTGGTGCACATCTGGGCCGAGAACAGGCTGGACGAGCGGGCGATGGCGCGAGCCACGGGGTCCACGTCCGTCACGCTGTCGATGACGACGGTGTTCACGCCCGCCGTCTCGGTGAACAGCAGCTTGCCCGTCACTGTCCGCTCCAGATGGCCACCGTATCGGGGGCTGCCGGTGAAGTCGATGATCTGGACGTCCGGGTGATCGACGAACCGGCCCGCGACGGGCGCCGCCAACGTATCGACCGCCAGCGTCACGAGGTTCGGGTCGAAGCCGAAATCAGCCAGCACCTGACGGCAGGTCTCGACCCCGATGGCCATGGGCAGGATGGCGATGGGGTGCGGCTTCACGATCACCGGATTGCCGGTGGCGAGGCTGGCGAAGATGGCAGGCCAGGCGTTCCAGGTCGGGAAGGAGGCGCAGCAGATCACCAGCCCGACGCCGCGCGGAACCAGCGTGTAGGTCTTCTTCAGGGCGACCTGATCGGCGCCGAAGGGGCGGTGGTAGTCGGCCTCCGGCGTGACATCGCGCATGGCCTTGGCGGCGTAGGCGAGGGCCTCGACGCCGCGATCCAGCGCATTGGGGCCGGAGCCGCTGAAAGCCTGTACATAGCTTTGACCCGCCACATGCATGACGGCGTGGGCCATCTCGAAATTGCGGTCGTAGAGGCGCCGGGCCATCTCAAGGCAGAGGGCGAGGCGCAGTTCCGGATCGGCGTCCCGCCAGCCGGTCATGGCCTGTACGGCGGCGGCGGCGAGGGCGTCCGGATCGCTGACCGGATATCGGATGCCGAGCGGCTGTTGCGTGAAGGGGGAGACTTCTTCCCCCACCGTCTCGCCGGTCGCGCCGGGCTGGTTCAGGTCAAAGGTGGTGTTCAGCCGCGCCTCGAAGGCGGCCTTGCCCGCCCCCGGCTTGTCCGGGCCGTGGATCCTGGTCGAGGGCGAGTCGCTGAACGGACTCCACGCCTTGCGGGTGCGGACGGCCTCGATGGCGGCGTCCAGCGTCGCGGCATGGCGCGCGATCAGGTCTGCATGACGATCAGGCGAGGCCCCGTCCATGGTCAGCCGATCCGTTCGACGATCATGGCGGCGCCGACGCCCTGCGCTCCCGCGGCGACGACCAGACCATATCGGCCTTCGGCGGCGTCGAGCGCGTCGAGCAGGGTCGACAGCAGGATGGCGCCGGTCGCGCCCATCGGGTGTCCCTTGGCCAGATGGCCGCCGCCGACATTGACCTTGTCGGCGTCCACGTCCCGCTCGCGCAGGAATTTCACGATGGTGACGGCGAAGGCCTCCATGAACTCGATCCGG
Coding sequences within it:
- a CDS encoding aldehyde dehydrogenase family protein, whose product is MDGASPDRHADLIARHAATLDAAIEAVRTRKAWSPFSDSPSTRIHGPDKPGAGKAAFEARLNTTFDLNQPGATGETVGEEVSPFTQQPLGIRYPVSDPDALAAAAVQAMTGWRDADPELRLALCLEMARRLYDRNFEMAHAVMHVAGQSYVQAFSGSGPNALDRGVEALAYAAKAMRDVTPEADYHRPFGADQVALKKTYTLVPRGVGLVICCASFPTWNAWPAIFASLATGNPVIVKPHPIAILPMAIGVETCRQVLADFGFDPNLVTLAVDTLAAPVAGRFVDHPDVQIIDFTGSPRYGGHLERTVTGKLLFTETAGVNTVVIDSVTDVDPVARAIARSSSLFSAQMCTSPQVIYIAPDLFETMSTAIVDQIDALAADPAQAAGVMGAIQGQVSLDVVAEARRAAVATPGARILREAAPYPHPEFPNARTLTPLVIAIEGDSDPEIYAEERFGPVLFLVSRPAEEAVMEATWLAKTKGSISSYLYSTDEAFIDRAIPAYETAGANLSINLTGAMWINFAAAYSDYHVTGLNPAGNACLADLAFVASRFRIVQRRRPLA